The following proteins come from a genomic window of Paenibacillus swuensis:
- a CDS encoding efflux RND transporter permease subunit produces the protein MTWLTKWAFGNKAAVGLLVVMALAVGLMSYTSLPMELMPEADNPQVTITALGPGQDAKSMEKNVTEPIENAVGLIKGKTAMFSTSGDGYAKVDLNFDAKTDMKEATAEVQKAVDALRLPEGVMKPFVIQFNTSMIPVSQITIAFDDGITDNNVKTAEETIIPALQKIKGVSNVQFYGKSAPQVSVKADPAKLAAKGVPAQQLMGVLQGRNVSASVGEQTLGGQSGNVNVSATVDSVDTLKKLPVAPGVALQDVATVELKQEAESVSRSNGKDVLFAIVTKEASANAVDVGNNVQKTIDDLNGSIKNAELAVFYSTSDMVVTSVNSMMREVLLGALFATIVILLFLRNIKATLITIVSIPLSLAVTLYLLKMSGITLNIITLGGVAVAVGRLVDDSIVVIENIYRRMQKETLSREMIVSAVKEVARAITSSTIVTVAVFLPMGLLRGGLQAFLLPFALTVTYSLLTSLVVALTVVPLLSSWLLKNSSMKEHAPSKRFSGFLLWNLRHKWVTLSLALVVFIGSIAAYTMMPKGALDASDASFISVQLKYPNDVPVTKVLEEGKKLEEALIKREEAGTVLLQSGNSSENAQWGQVTPPTQVDYTVIMKEGADAQNFIDYVNSQKGSYDGATLTASQAGMFGSSSPNEFIDIVGEDPEALRTVAAQVASSVAKVDGIEKVTNNMEETKPVFAFNVDPTQANAQEIAMQLGSMLNPMPIGQIDINGNTSAVILEPMLQAKTEADLKGVTLMTAAGPTPISKLATFETRNEPALLYHKEGKSYVRVSAEVDPKKVSEVGAGIKKETDAIKLPDGVTLFAGGASADQAGDFADLGMTALISIGLVYLIMVLTFKTLRAPLAIMFSLPLAAIGAVLGLIISGVTPDFTAMFGALMLIGIVVTNAIVLIDRIKQNEETMSIRDSIVEAAATRMRPILMTAIATICAMLPLVFGHSEEGSIVSQSLAIVVIGGLVAATVLTLIVVPAIYELFYMRKSSKQRKESKKLVTQTAL, from the coding sequence ATGACATGGTTAACGAAATGGGCGTTCGGTAACAAAGCGGCGGTTGGGTTGTTGGTAGTCATGGCACTGGCGGTAGGTTTAATGAGTTACACCTCATTGCCGATGGAGCTGATGCCGGAGGCGGATAATCCGCAAGTGACCATTACGGCTTTAGGGCCGGGGCAAGACGCCAAGTCGATGGAGAAGAATGTAACGGAACCGATCGAGAACGCGGTCGGTCTGATTAAAGGAAAGACGGCAATGTTCTCCACCTCAGGAGACGGTTACGCAAAGGTGGATCTGAATTTTGATGCGAAGACCGATATGAAGGAAGCGACGGCGGAGGTTCAGAAGGCTGTGGACGCGCTGCGGCTGCCGGAGGGCGTGATGAAGCCTTTCGTCATTCAGTTCAACACATCGATGATCCCGGTGTCGCAGATTACGATTGCGTTTGATGACGGCATAACGGACAACAACGTGAAAACGGCGGAGGAAACCATCATTCCGGCGTTACAAAAGATTAAAGGCGTTTCCAACGTTCAGTTTTACGGAAAATCGGCGCCTCAAGTGAGCGTGAAAGCCGATCCGGCGAAGCTGGCGGCTAAAGGTGTGCCGGCGCAGCAGCTGATGGGCGTCCTGCAAGGCCGGAATGTCTCCGCATCGGTCGGGGAGCAGACCCTGGGCGGACAGAGCGGTAATGTCAACGTCAGCGCGACAGTAGACAGCGTCGATACGCTGAAGAAGCTGCCGGTGGCGCCGGGCGTAGCGCTGCAAGACGTAGCGACCGTGGAGCTGAAGCAGGAAGCGGAGAGCGTAAGCCGCTCGAACGGCAAGGACGTCCTGTTCGCGATTGTTACGAAAGAAGCGAGCGCGAACGCGGTGGATGTAGGCAACAATGTGCAGAAGACGATCGATGATCTGAACGGAAGCATCAAGAATGCGGAACTGGCGGTATTTTACTCCACTTCCGATATGGTCGTGACATCCGTAAACAGTATGATGCGCGAAGTGCTGCTGGGCGCATTATTCGCGACCATCGTCATCCTGTTGTTCCTACGGAACATTAAAGCGACATTGATTACAATCGTATCCATTCCGTTATCCCTTGCGGTAACGTTGTACCTACTGAAGATGTCGGGCATCACGCTGAACATCATTACCCTGGGCGGTGTGGCCGTTGCGGTCGGTCGTCTCGTGGATGACAGTATCGTGGTGATCGAGAATATTTATCGTCGGATGCAAAAGGAAACCCTCTCCCGCGAAATGATCGTCAGCGCGGTGAAAGAAGTAGCGCGCGCCATCACTTCGTCCACAATCGTGACGGTAGCGGTGTTCTTGCCGATGGGGCTGCTGCGCGGAGGTTTGCAGGCGTTCTTGCTTCCTTTTGCCCTAACGGTAACGTACTCGCTTCTGACTTCCCTGGTGGTCGCCCTTACGGTTGTACCGCTGCTAAGTTCCTGGTTGCTGAAAAATTCCTCCATGAAGGAGCATGCGCCGTCGAAGCGGTTTTCGGGCTTCCTGCTGTGGAATTTGCGTCATAAATGGGTGACGTTGTCGCTGGCCTTGGTCGTGTTCATTGGGTCGATCGCGGCTTACACGATGATGCCGAAAGGCGCGCTGGACGCGTCGGACGCAAGTTTCATCTCGGTTCAGTTAAAGTATCCGAATGATGTGCCGGTAACCAAGGTGCTGGAGGAAGGCAAGAAGCTGGAAGAGGCTCTGATTAAGCGGGAAGAGGCGGGTACGGTACTTCTGCAATCGGGGAACAGCTCTGAGAATGCCCAATGGGGCCAGGTGACGCCGCCGACGCAGGTGGATTACACGGTCATTATGAAAGAGGGCGCGGATGCTCAGAACTTTATTGATTATGTGAATAGTCAAAAAGGCAGCTATGATGGCGCAACGCTTACCGCCAGCCAAGCGGGTATGTTCGGCAGTTCGTCACCGAATGAATTCATTGACATTGTCGGCGAAGATCCGGAAGCGTTGCGTACGGTAGCCGCACAAGTGGCCTCTTCCGTCGCCAAAGTGGACGGCATCGAGAAAGTTACGAACAACATGGAAGAGACGAAGCCGGTGTTCGCGTTTAACGTGGATCCGACCCAAGCCAATGCGCAAGAAATCGCGATGCAGCTTGGTTCCATGTTGAATCCGATGCCGATCGGACAGATCGACATCAACGGAAACACATCGGCGGTTATTCTGGAGCCGATGCTGCAAGCGAAGACGGAAGCGGATCTGAAAGGTGTAACTCTGATGACAGCGGCGGGTCCTACGCCGATTTCGAAGCTGGCTACGTTTGAAACGCGCAATGAACCGGCGCTGCTGTACCATAAAGAGGGCAAATCTTATGTTCGCGTATCGGCGGAAGTGGATCCGAAGAAAGTGTCCGAAGTGGGCGCGGGCATCAAGAAAGAGACGGATGCCATCAAACTGCCGGACGGTGTGACGTTGTTCGCGGGCGGTGCTTCCGCGGATCAGGCCGGGGACTTCGCGGATCTGGGGATGACGGCATTGATCTCCATCGGCCTGGTCTATCTGATCATGGTATTGACGTTCAAGACCCTTCGCGCACCACTGGCGATTATGTTCTCCTTGCCGCTGGCGGCTATCGGCGCCGTGCTGGGGCTGATCATATCCGGGGTGACGCCTGACTTCACCGCGATGTTTGGCGCGCTGATGTTAATTGGTATCGTTGTTACCAACGCGATTGTGTTGATTGACCGCATTAAGCAGAATGAAGAGACCATGTCCATTCGCGACTCCATCGTGGAAGCCGCGGCGACGCGGATGCGTCCGATCCTGATGACGGCCATTGCCACCATCTGCGCCATGTTGCCTCTAGTGTTCGGACACAGCGAAGAGGGTAGCATCGTGTCGCAAAGCTTGGCCATCGTGGTCATCGGCGGCTTGGTGGCCGCGACGGTATTGACGCTGATCGTCGTACCGGCGATCTACGAGTTGTTCTACATGCGCAAGTCGTCTAAACAGCGTAAAGAGTCCAAGAAGCTTGTGACGCAGACGGCGTTGTAA
- a CDS encoding NucA/NucB deoxyribonuclease domain-containing protein, which yields MKKKYAAITALLLAALAVFGIWFQPAAQTQAATTYDAVLYFPFNRYPLTGDHVRDAIAAGHPSICTIDRAGADQNRRESLAGIPTKSGYDRDEWPMAMCREGGAGASVRYVPLSDNRGAGAWVGNQLSQYPNGKRIKFIMSYN from the coding sequence ATGAAGAAGAAGTACGCGGCAATCACAGCTTTGTTGTTGGCGGCGCTTGCCGTATTCGGGATTTGGTTTCAACCTGCGGCACAGACGCAAGCGGCAACAACCTATGATGCGGTATTGTACTTCCCGTTTAACAGGTATCCGCTGACAGGGGACCACGTTCGGGACGCGATTGCTGCCGGACATCCGTCGATTTGTACGATCGACCGCGCGGGTGCGGATCAGAACCGCAGAGAATCCCTTGCGGGTATCCCGACGAAATCCGGGTATGACCGTGACGAGTGGCCGATGGCGATGTGCAGAGAGGGCGGCGCCGGAGCAAGTGTGCGTTACGTGCCTTTGTCCGACAACCGCGGCGCGGGCGCTTGGGTAGGCAACCAACTGTCTCAATACCCGAACGGCAAACGGATTAAATTCATCATGTCTTACAACTAA
- the comJ gene encoding competence protein ComJ, whose product MTLSGKRWPKQELVVSYSQLAIFNTGMEHPFSDWRDEHIMQGFTWREGSVSFGTLADRTSEVEVAMGESVSVGEDAVRAIVVPFAVGGEGITISSILSAAYDMEVPQGSYALLFEAVLIDADAVAGPAARYRFTFVPSEQPEPAILKRDEELSPPEPLLMEAEAAV is encoded by the coding sequence ATGACGCTTTCTGGGAAACGTTGGCCGAAACAAGAGTTGGTGGTATCTTACTCGCAACTGGCTATATTTAACACTGGGATGGAGCATCCGTTTTCCGATTGGCGGGACGAGCATATTATGCAAGGGTTCACATGGCGGGAAGGCAGCGTATCCTTCGGAACACTGGCTGACCGGACCAGCGAAGTTGAAGTAGCTATGGGCGAAAGTGTGAGTGTGGGCGAGGATGCGGTGCGTGCGATTGTGGTGCCTTTTGCCGTGGGAGGAGAGGGCATTACGATTAGCAGCATTCTGTCGGCCGCTTATGATATGGAGGTTCCGCAAGGATCGTACGCGCTGCTGTTTGAGGCGGTGCTGATTGATGCGGATGCGGTGGCAGGTCCTGCGGCGCGGTATCGCTTCACGTTCGTGCCGAGTGAGCAGCCGGAGCCGGCCATTCTGAAGCGGGACGAGGAGCTGTCGCCGCCCGAGCCGTTGCTGATGGAAGCGGAAGCGGCTGTGTAA